CAGCTTCGTTTTCAGGCACAGTTTTGATCGGTACCTCTCCAATAGCTGCCAAAGTCTGTTGCTGATCTGGTGACTGGCTCAATAGGTTGTCCAAGAAAAACTGAACAGATCTCCTTACCTAACAAAAACAAGTACAAAGTCAAAATGAGATTACACATATAAACTTCTCGCATAGAGAAAGAGTGAGACTGTAGTGTTACCGATGAAAGATCTCCAGTGGGTTGAAGTGCTTCAAGATCTATCAGGTTTTTCATGACCTGTAAGAACATTTAGTTAGTTTTCTTATTTATCAGTTTGAGATCAAACCCTTGAAAGAGAAATACCTTTTTCGCATCTTTTTCATAAACAGAATAAAAGAGATCAAGTAATCTCGTCCGAGTAAATGTTTTGATCTCTCCCATCATGCCAAAGTCATAGTAGATGATCGATTCATCTACATCAATTGCAAGATTTCCCGGGTGCGGATCCGCATGAAAGAAGCCCGTTCTAAGTATCTAAAACagataaaacataaacataagtTTGAACCAAAGTCTTGGGACTCCAATAAAAGTGTTGCTATATTGTTACTGACCTGGATAAGATAAGCTTCAATGGCCCGTGATGCGATTCTAGAACGGTTAAAACTCTGTGTCGCTAAGGCGTCTAAGTTGTTGATCTTGATACCTAATTGCACCAATCAATATGAGAGTTAATACTGCGACATTGTTTATCAAACAAACCAATGTATTGGATAGTTTCAACACGAACCTGGCACATACTCCAAAGTCAGGACCTTCATGGCAGAGTAATCCCAATAGACCAACTACGGATGGAACAACATAAACAGAATGTGTTTCATATACCACACAACAGAGGAAATTGATATCATAGGTTTTGGTTTAGCAAATGAAACTTACAGGTACTCGGACCCAGCTTATATTCCGGAAGTCTCTCCGGAATTTATCGGCATTCTTAGCTTCGTTTATGTAGTCAATCTCTTTATACAAGATTCTGAAACCAAAGGAGATATCAGCCCTACATGGTTTAAAGCCACAAGTTGCTAGGtattaaagttataaaaaagaCTTACGAGGCACACTCTTCGTAAATTCCAACCCAATCATTTGTGCCAAATGAttcatttttttggaaatacTCAGCAATCAGCTTCAAATTACCTGATAGGAAAGTAAATTCATTTTCAGCAATTCTCAAGCAACCTATGCAAGTATTCTACTGTATAACTCAGAAGTTGTTACTACATACTTAAATCAATATCAAATAGTTTCTTTAGTCCGGGTCTTTGTACTTTCACTACCACTTTCTCGCCATTGTGCAATACAGCTCTATGTACCTAAAGGAATACACTTTGGAAAATTATGATACAAACATCAATATGTAGATGAagtgcaaaaaaacaaaagataagcaCGTAAGCGTGCTTGGGGGTGTGGCTAAGTGTCAAAATACCTGACCAAGGCTAGCTGCAGCTATGGGTTGCTCTTCAAATTCTTTATACATTACACTAATAGGAGCCCCAAGTTCGGCCTCAATGAAACGCCTTGCTTTCTCTGGAGAAAAAGCCGGGACTCTATCCTGAAAACCAGTATAAAAGAACAGTAAGAAAACCCAAAGAGAATCTAAATTAATGCATGAATTCAAAACCATcaataacaaaatagaaatgTACCTGCAACTTGGAAAGCTCATCCACAAATTCACGTGGAAACAAATCCGACCTAGTTGAAGACAACTGTCCCAGTTTGATAAACGTTGGACCAAGTTGCAATACACTCTCTCTCAACCATGAAGCTGTAGCTCTTCTTCGGATTTTCTGATTATACAACAACAGGtgtaagaaacaagaaacaaaaaaaaaaactggtttcTAAAAGTAGGCAAATCTgaaaaaacaatcaatcaatgAGATTAGAAATAAGGAAAGGTTTCttacttgtttttcttctgtGAATCCTCCAATGTACGACCATTTTGCATTGTCAAATAAGACACGAACCCTCAGGGAGAAAACAAAGGACCAAACATCAACACTACGTTGAAAAGCGCTATAATTCTCATTAGCCCAGCTAAAACCTTCATCAGAAGGAAGGACCCTAACTCCTTCAACCGGTGGAGGAAGGTAAGAAGATTCTGGTTGTTTCTTTGGTACCTTAACCAAATTTGTTGTAGCACCATTACTGTTTCTACTACTAACCAAACTCCCTCCATTAACAACTTTCTCCGCTGATCCATTCACTTTGTTTACATTATTCACACCATCTTTCCTTTTCATCACCTCACTCGCCGGAACCATTTTGACTGCACGTCCGTTGATTCCAACCTTTGAAGGCGTTCCGGATTGTCTCATCTCAATACGAAATCTCTTGGACTTGCTGCCATAACACTGAATGGCTTCCCCCGTGAAAAGATTCTCCAAAGAGCTACTGAAACCAATAGCTTTGGTGGTTCTTGCGGTCTCACTGCCATAGCAGCAGCTCTGAGAAGCTAATAACGCCGCCATTTCCACCTAAGCTACAATAAAACCTATTGAacagacaaaaacaaacaacaatattcAATAAAAGAGACAATATGATTGtctaaaacaatacaaaagcCATAGTAACAAAACTCCAATACATCATACTTAAAACCTCTTGTAAAACAAACCATCGACTCCTAAAGATTATTAAATTGATAAAAGAATCACAACGATTCTCAAAGCcatgaacaaaatataaacaatcagAGAACAGTAACAGATACTTATACAGAAGCAAGAGGAACTCAATTCACTGTACAAAGAtttaaaaacccaaactttTTTCCTGAAACCAAACCAGATATACCCAAGAACAATTGAGAAACGCAAACAAATTACAGACGtgtataaaagaagaaaaatggaacCTTTATTTGAGTCTTGAATCGGGTTGACTGGTGAGACAGAAAACAACCCAGACCCAGATATTTTAATCTGTAGAATCGGCTAATTAAGTAGAGAGGAACAGAGGAGAACGGTAGAGACAGAGAGGACTAAGGTTGCGTGATGGTGTCGTCCTTATGAAACGTGTGTTGTTCCACCGAATTTGTGTTTTTCACCTTCctattgaaattttaattcgTACCTTTTTATCGTAATTTGTTGCGtaaataggaaaaaaatttGGACTTTGATCGGACAAACAATGATGAAAGGAACCTTTTGTAACGTTTAGTGCCAAACTTAAGGAAAATAAGGTGCGTGTCCAGCTTCTCCTTCTCACGTTCTTTGTGTGGCACAGTTCGACACAGAGTACGCTTATTATAAGCGTTTCTCCTTTATAGagattttagaaagaaaaaaaattaaaaccaaataaacaaaacaactacGGTTTCATTACAaagtatattaacaaaatactTGTGACGCTTCACCACATGATCGGATCATAGGCAAGTTCCAGAAAGCGAAGTTTTACCCACCCAACTACTTTTGGAAGTCATTACTCATCACTACCTAATTATGAAATGCTGCATTTGCGAGTTTGGCAGTAAACGAATATTTCTTGCTCTTCAATAGCGCCTCTTGAGCAAGTAATGACTTCCATTCACCGCTCAGCTCTTTCCTTTCCTTGGCTTTAATGGTCTTCAACTTCTGTAGCATCTGCTTCTGTGCGTAGTTCCCTATATGCTGAAACATTGTCGCCTCAAGTGCGTCCTTTAAAGCACACAGCTCATCATCAGCAgaaccatcttcttcctcactccCCTTCtcacccttcttcttctccacacgTTTCTCGACATTTTCAGAGGGTAATTTGTCGTCACAAGAGCCGCCTTTTGCAGCGCCATTATCATATTGAGGTTTACCGTTTGTCATTGCTCCATCTTCCTCACTCCTCTTCCCATTATTCTCATTCTCCGTATTCTTGTCAGCATTTTTGTCAAAAGACTTACCTTTTGCTAATCCATCATCATTCTCTGGTTCACCACCGTTTGTCACCACCTCGTGTTCCACGAAAGCCTGAACCTTATCAAAAAACATATTGAGTCAAAGTTTTGTATTACATACAAAATTACAACATGGATCAATGCATCATGAATGCAACATGGATCCTGACGAGACCACTAAATTGAGTTGAATACAAAAACATGAAGATTGAATACAACATGAATACAAAAACAGTAttacatacaaaataattacAACTCAATTTCCCTATTGAGTCATCAAAGCAAGCAAGTTGAGCAACCAAACTTATTCTATAACACAGCTTAGAAGATTGACGAGCAACCAAACTCAGAAGATTGATGAGGGAAACAACTATAACACAacaatgaatgaatgaatatataAGGAGAAGGTGAGTGAAACCATGACTTACCTTGCTCCTGGTCCTCTTAGCACTGTCATCAACACATCCAGGTTTAACTTTGCCCCATATTGCCATGGACAAGTCAAAAATTTCAGAATCTTGAGGGTTAGTAAAGCTAGGCTTTTTAACCGAACTATTTCGGAATTTAGACTTCAACTTTCTGATCTTATTCATGAGCTGATCCTTTGAGACTATACCATCAATGCCATCTTTGATATACTCAAAAAATACAGCTGAATCAGAACGGTAGTCCAGTCCTGTCTTGTTCCGGTAGTCAACAAtgccctttttcaaaaaaaaagagtaaaacgAAAGAagaataagcaaaacaaaaaaaaaggaagaagacacaACAATAAGCCAAGCTTAGCtacaagcaaaaaaagaaacctttAAAATGACAAGCTCGTCATCTTTACTCCAGAGTCTCTTGGAATCAGAAGGAGCATATGAAGGAGACAGCGTAGCCTTACGCTTCCTCCTACTCTTGGACAAGGTTAGTGAATCATCgaaagcagcagcagcagcggtGGGGGTGGAGTCCAAATTCTCGGTGGATTTGAGGACAGGGGAGTCAGGAGGAGAGGGAGGAAGGAAGCCGTTAGAGTTTTTGATTCGGAGTTCTAAGTCACATGTATAAGTATCGCTGAAACCACCATCACCAGAAGAACGTTGTTTCTTGTTTACCATCGAGACCTAAttcaatcaaatatataaagcttttattttagctttcgttaaagattgaatctttttttgtttgcctcaaaaaatacacaaatcaaAATCCACGGATTCAAGTTAAAAGAAtcgttaaataaaaaaaaacaaagtcggAGAGCTGGAATTGCATGAGAGAGGATGAAACTTACGGTGTTGGTAAAAAGGGTACTGAAACCAAATTCGATTTTGGGAGATTAGATTTTTGGGGGAAGGACGTAAACCCTAAATTCGGATGGATGATTCTCTCTAAATCTCTATTGGAAACTTGTCCAGATTTGAGTATGTTGTTAGTTGGTGCTCCGCTTAAATTTCAGGAAAACTGTTTATTTACTTACTAACTCGCCATTATGACTAGAGAGATTAGAGGATATGTGATGTGTGATTATTAGAAGCCCGTGGACCAAAAGGACCGTACGGAGCCCATTATTATTAGATagtccaatttttgttttggttataaaaaaaaaaaaaaaattttaatggagctaaaaaaaaattgaaactttttctATTGCAATATATAACTAGgactaataataaaatcataatggTTGTTTGGAGCTAgctttgattatatatatatccttaacTCTAATGAATTGTGAAGTTGTTTACTTCAGAGTTCAGACACATATCCTTACCAAATTGTGATTGATACTGCAAATTCCATGCCGtatttgtgtttggtttggtttggtttcattcCATGCCGTTTTATTAAGAGAAGTTcactttgataaaaaaaaaaaaaagaacaatatttgcaaaccaatcaaataatattgaggtatctataaaaaaaataatatagaaagatTCCTTTTTCCCTCTCTTTGGGCCTTAAATAGAGACACGGACACAAAgcaaaagaggagaaagaaaaacctcacaaacacacacacaataaaacaaaattggtCTTAAACGAGTCACTCAGTGGTAAAAATACTACTAATTTGCAGCAGAGCAACGATGGCAGCTACTCCTATGGAAGGCAAATGGGTTCAGGTTTAttatatctctcttctcttagATACGAATTTGGGGGTTCATCGGATATACTATTTATCAATCTTCCGATCAAACCCCAGATTATTGTTCGATCTTATTGAATCGTACGTTACTAGCGGCCTTcgaaaactttattttaaaaaaaaaaaatcatttagaaTCTGACTATTTTCTCTCTAGTTTTGGTCCCAAGATTCTTAGTAAATAAAATTGCTGATGTGATTACTGATTACTATATAGACTTAAGAAGGTTCATTATCTCCTAGTAGTTTATGCTTTCTCTGATCAATTTTGGATGATTAGTTTTGTCTTTCTATTGAATGGACTAACTATGGAGTATTCGCCGCTGAGTTGTTCATATCATGTTGATTGATCATTCATTTTACTGATGTAAGAACGttttaataaaaagacaaaaaccgTTTTAATATTGTAATCATGATTACATTTAAGTATTTTAGTCGTTTATCTTTGGTTAATCACCTAGTTTTAGATTAGTGGATGATGAGTTTGTCATTGTCCAATCGAGTATTTGCATGCTGACTCAACTCTTTTGTCTGTTTCTGATTGTTTTCTAATAGATGAGATTATATAAAGATTTTAAGTATTGCATCATTTGTATTTtgtcttgttgttttctttacaattgACTTGAACAGAGATATCTTACATTCACTGGTCATCTGACTCAATTTCTCAGTAAATTGTTGCTGTTATGATCCTTTTCAGTGAAACTCTCTTCCCATCTTTAATGATTATTTGGTTCTACAATTAAAATCTCATTCTTTGTGCCTCTCTCATTGACTATTCATCATGTGCTGACTTAACTCCTCTCACATAgttgtttttgtctgttctttgtttcttatcGATTTCAAGCTTAATATCATCCTTGTCTAGTACTTAAAAGAATTAATCTTTGTgttgatgtcttcttcttctctgttttccttGTGATCAGCTTAAACAGAATGGAACTGGACCCGGAGCAAGAAGCTCTCATGCCATAGCACTTGTGGGAAACAAAGTGTATGCCTTTGGTGGCGAGTTCCAACCTCGTGTTCCCGTTGACAACCATCTCTACGTTTTCGACCTCGAGACTGAGACATGGTCCATCCAGGAAGCTACAGGGGAGGCTCCTCCTCCAAGAGTTGGCGTAGCCATGGCTGCAGTTGGACCCATCATCTATTTCTTTGGTGGCCGGGACGCCACTCACCAGGAGCTCAACGAGCTCTACTGTTTCAACACGTCCACCAACCAGTGGAAACTGCTCACTTCAGGGGAAACCGGTCCGCAAAACCGAAGCTACCACTCCATTACTGCGGATTCTCAGAACGTGTATGTGTTTGGTGGGTGCGGAGTTGAAGGACGTCTCAACGATCTTTGGGCGTACAACGTTGTTGATCAGAAATGGATTAAGTTCCCGTCTCCGGGAGAAGCCTGTAAAGGAAGAGGCGGTCCAGGGCTTGCTGTTGTTCAAGGAAAGATCTGGGTGGTCTATGGATTCGCAGGAGAAGAAGCGGATGATGTTCACTGTTTCGACATAGCTAAAGGAGAATGGAAAGAAGTTGATACAAAAGGCGAGAAACCGTCAGCAAGAAGTGTGTTTTCGTCTGCGGTTGTAGGGAAACAGATACTGATATCTGGAGGGGAGATCGATCCGAGCGACTTGGGGCATATGGGAGCAGGGTGTTTCACTGGTGACGCCTATGGGCTTGATACGGAGACATTGGAATGGAGGAAATGGGATGATGGAGTTGGATCAGTGGAGCATCCAGGGCCTAGAGGATGGTGCGCGTTTGCAGCTGGATCACGAGATGGTAAGGAAGGTCTGTTGGTTTATGGTGGGAACTCTCCAAGCAATGATAGGCTTGATGATATCTTCTTGTTCACTCCCAACACTAACTAAGTAATGGTTTGGTTTTCTTGCTGGTGAGAGAGAGGCTGTGTGAAGTTTCtggtttttaattttccttttggATTGGATGAAGTGTGTGTGCATTTGTTTTATCTACGTTTTTGTAATTAAACAATCGAAATTTTCATTAAACAATAATAACGGACGAACCATCCTAGAAGAAACCGTAGCAACCATAGTTAGTGATACATACGAACTACGGAACTATCAATTGATGACACTCACTGTCAATGAAAGCTTTGAATTCAATCCGTTACCCCACTCTGTCTCAGTCAGGCGGTAGTAGATGcgtatttactatttagtgATCCATAGACCATAGGTAGTCTAACCCCTATCAATATTTTTCCATATTAGTCTCAAAATATATCTCGTTCTATGGGATACACTTGACAAGATGTTGCAGTTTGGTCCGCACGCGACACACACCAACCTAAATTTATTACTCACCAAACTACCCAATGCATGCTCTTGTTTCCCACACTCGCacaaaccagaaaattcaattattttcctttttttttggtattattattgttaactttacttttttatatttattataatgcgttatttctattttcttaactCTTTCTTGAAGACAGAAAATATATGACGTGGATTCTGATATATAGCTACGATCCTTAGGTCTCTGACCAGCCTTCATAGCCTCCTCTTTAACTCTCAAGTCTCTTCAAAATCTTATCGCACGTCTCTTCATATTTTCTTTCCCTACAAAAACAATTTCCTTAATTGTTGAAGCAAAACTTGATCTGCattaaaaccctaatcaccATATATCATTAACTTCTTCAGCTCTCCGTTtcctatttctctctctttttaagttttaagcaTAATAATTTGCTCAGTGTTGTGTTCACAAGCCGAGTCGCTCTAAACGGTATGCTTTGATTCTacgtttcttcatcttttttttgtttccttagcTTTTATGGTTTAAACGCAtacgttttagggtttttcttcaATGATTCTTCCCTAATTTTTCTAGTTTATCTATTCGATTTATaggcgatgaagaagaacaCCATTGTGATTGACGATGTTCATGTATCAAACTCAGTAATGGATGATGATGGATGTAGAAGGTTTATGATGAATGCAATCAACGAGCACACTTGTGGAATGTCTGAAAGAATCGATGTTCCAATCATCTGTCTTGACgaagatgataatgatgatgttaTGGTTGATACGGACTACGGTGTAATCTTGGATCATATTAGAAGAGGTGACAACAGTTTCATCTCTCGCTTTGAAGTTGACAATGGAGGATCTGACACTCGTAAATTCAAGATCTCTACTTGTGGTTCAAAGCTTGCGAATGGGAATTTAATGAAGAACAGAGTTTATCAACAGGGAAGGAGGAGGAAGGGTGCTGTTGGGTTTAAGGCTGGAAGAGTTAATGTCGTCCGAGAAAACATTCAACGAGACAACAGACTTGCTGAACGGAGAAAACGGAGGATCGCAGAGTTGGAAGCTGCAAACACTTCAGAATCTGTTCCGTTAGTTAAAACCGAAGAGGACATTCAACAAAGAGACAACAAAGTTAGGAAAACTTCGGAGTTAAAGGCTGATGCTTTAAGTCCTGATCCGTTAGTTAGAACTCAAGAAGACACTAGTCAAAGACACAACACAGTATCTGAAGGGAGAAAGAGGAAAGCTGACGAGTTAAAAAGCAGAGCTGTTCCGTTGGTTAGAAGTGAAGAAGCCATTCAACTAGACAACAGAGTTCCTGAACGGAGAATGGGGAAATTTTCTGAAACTAAGGCTGCAGAGACTTCAAGGGTTGTTGATGATCATGTGGAACGAGTAAAAAGAGTTACAGAGCTTAAGGATGTAGATGAGACTTCAAGGAGCAAAGGAGATTTTGTagggagaaggaagaagaagggtgCTACGGTTGTGGATAAGGATTACATGAGCTACCTCACATGGCTTGTAGATGCACTTAGAGATACGATAACTAAGCCAATGGCGAATCTTCAGAAGGATCCGTCTGATTTGGATACTCTTAACGAATCTACAATGGTCCCTGAAACGGATCCACCACTAGTAAAAGTGAAGATTGAGCAAGATCTCGAGTCTTGGTCTGATGATTCTGATATAATTGTGATTGATGATAACCCGTTTTTGGATGGAGATGGCACTCCATTTGTGGCGTCCAAGAAAGTGGTTGATCTTGATGAAGTAAGTAAAGAGGATGACAGTGGTAGTTGTTGGTTTAGAAAGGAGCTAATGGATGTTCTTGAAAAACCATATGATGGAAGAGAGTTGAAGCAGCTCCATCGTGACGCATCAATCCATAGGAAAATGATCCGATGCAGAGAACTACGAAAGGGACGAGAAACGGATTATGAGACTGACGAATTGGGACAATCTTATCTAGAAAGTTTCCCTGATTTCGAGAAAGAATACAAACTTGTGGATGGTGTTGATAAGGAAAGAGCGTTGAAGTTGCTACGTGGGTTTTTCTTTTACTTGAAATATGTTTCACATGATGGTGTTTTCAAGCCTTGGGAGAAGAATCAATGGTGGCAACCGTAGGAGATGATGGTAAAGCTTTTCTTATGATTAGCAGCTTGATGTAGAGTAACTTTTGGTTCTCGCTGTTGTTGAATGACTATCTGATTCAGAGTAGTTTCTTGTCACCAAATAATCTAATTTTCTTGAACAGGCTTTTCCTGAAATATGTACTAACCCAAGAGAGGGCATTGGCTTTAAACATTGTATCAAAAGCTTTTCTtgtatttatgaaaaaaaaaaaaaactagaaaacaagaTCTGAATTCAAGGAGATAACAATCAGACATTGTCAAGCTATCAAAACTAACATAGAACAAGATGTGGAACCAAAATCAGCATCACCTTCCTTTATATGTACATGACTAATATATGTTTGAGAATTACATGTTAGGTACCATGAAGCTAATGAGTCATGTTGACTCGACACCTATTCCCTTCTGAATCAACATATCATATACTCTGTCTACTTTACTCGGCTCTACTTTGAAGAAGCTATAAGCATCAGACTTTTTCTTTATCTGCCCCTTCTTTATCTCGCTTGTTAAGATTTCTAGCATCTTCAATTAGTGTACAGGCAGTATTCTGGTCTCGTTGCACATCTTTTTTTCCTGCACACAGCTTCAATCTCTTAAAACCATGGGAATAATGtcaagaaattaacaaaaatccaaataagATGAGAAGCACCAAGTTTAAAAATGATTGTTCTTACGATTTCAGAGAGCAAGTCAGCCCCAAGGAGACCATCAACATCCCAATTGTCCAAACCACTATATATTATTGGAGGCGTGACCTTTGACAGTGAGTCAGAACCAAAGGGCTGCAAATTTCTGGGTAACCCTCTTGGACTTTTTAGTGTTTTGCCGGCTATACTGCCTGGTGCACCGTGGTTTAGTCGCAGCAGCAAACTTTCTTCagcttccttctttctcttctcttctataAATCTCTTTGCTTCTGAAGTTGTCTTACAACCAGCAGTTCTAGCTTCCTACAACAGAACCAAAGGCTCAACTTAATGTCCCCACCTAATTGACTTGGTAATTAGTTCTATGGTTTGGTAAAATTATAAGCATCAAACCTGAAGATCCTGGATTCTTCTGAGAATTTGGTGCTCCTCAATGACTTCCTTAATCAGTTCCTTGTGCTCTTCTTTGGTGTGGAACCGCGCAAAGACTTTACagcttttatatatttttttctcctctgCTGAAAGGCCCATCTCATATTGATCAGGGTGCAACAAGTTTCTTTCCAGAACGAATTCCTTCCTCCGCTTCCTCTCATCAAGCCTGCCAACAAAGCCAAGGCACAATCTTGGCTGTAGCATTGGCTTACAACAAATAATTTCGGATTAACAAAGTTTGTTCCTGTAACAAGTGTACCTTTTCGAGTAAATACGAAGAACCTGCAACTTCTGTTCACGCTCAGCATCCGTGTCAGAATCCTTAAATTCCATGTCAGCGAGCAGTTGCTCAGCATCGTTGTCATGTTCGATCTCAAATTCTTCCCTCTTTAGATTGTAGCCATATAACTCTGTTACTAATGGAACTTTCTCTCCAGGAAGCCTCAGTTTCTTCTCCCCCACACTCCTATCAGATTGTTGTTTTGCAGCTGAGACACAAGGGCAGACTTTTAGTttctaaatttatgttttaagtaCATTTAGTATTTGTTCCCTTCAACTATCACTTTGCATACAACTTGTTCCAATATATACATACCTTCCAACTTAGTGATGTCCTTAGCCTGTGGTACATTGACTTTCTTCTTGACtgtccaaaaaaaacattactttacatttggaacaaaggagaagataATATATGAGGTCCAATTACGAAAGACGGATGATTGCTTCTTAACCATAAATCAAAGAGCAAAAAACAACTAGAACTTTATATAGATAAAAGCATTTCATGAGAAGTGTCACATACCTCCAGCTAAGGCAGTCAAAGGTTGATCTATTGCATCTTCCTTCCCTGAAGCATTGTGTCTGCccattgaaaaagaaaaggattaaaaaaagaGCATTCAACATTGTATACGTAGATAAATCATTGTTACAAACATAAGTATATACTTGATTTCAGCTAACACAGGTAACTCTTTTTTCGGGGATCGCCTCGCACGTGCAGGTTTTTCtgtaaaaaacagaaaatgagcTCAGTTTCCTCCTTTTACTAATTCAAGGTCAATATAATAGCTTAAAATCAGAAAAGCAACCTCCACTAATATATTCAAAGCTGACCTGTTTTTACATCATGCTCTTTACTCATAGCAAGAAGCTCATCTTTGCTCTTTCCAGTTGTATGGGACAAGTCCTACACAGTGAGGAGTTTGAGTAAATAAA
The Camelina sativa cultivar DH55 chromosome 15, Cs, whole genome shotgun sequence DNA segment above includes these coding regions:
- the LOC104744968 gene encoding uncharacterized protein LOC104744968, with product MKKNTIVIDDVHVSNSVMDDDGCRRFMMNAINEHTCGMSERIDVPIICLDEDDNDDVMVDTDYGVILDHIRRGDNSFISRFEVDNGGSDTRKFKISTCGSKLANGNLMKNRVYQQGRRRKGAVGFKAGRVNVVRENIQRDNRLAERRKRRIAELEAANTSESVPLVKTEEDIQQRDNKVRKTSELKADALSPDPLVRTQEDTSQRHNTVSEGRKRKADELKSRAVPLVRSEEAIQLDNRVPERRMGKFSETKAAETSRVVDDHVERVKRVTELKDVDETSRSKGDFVGRRKKKGATVVDKDYMSYLTWLVDALRDTITKPMANLQKDPSDLDTLNESTMVPETDPPLVKVKIEQDLESWSDDSDIIVIDDNPFLDGDGTPFVASKKVVDLDEVSKEDDSGSCWFRKELMDVLEKPYDGRELKQLHRDASIHRKMIRCRELRKGRETDYETDELGQSYLESFPDFEKEYKLVDGVDKERALKLLRGFFFYLKYVSHDGVFKPWEKNQWWQP
- the LOC104744966 gene encoding nitrile-specifier protein 5-like, with product MAATPMEGKWVQLKQNGTGPGARSSHAIALVGNKVYAFGGEFQPRVPVDNHLYVFDLETETWSIQEATGEAPPPRVGVAMAAVGPIIYFFGGRDATHQELNELYCFNTSTNQWKLLTSGETGPQNRSYHSITADSQNVYVFGGCGVEGRLNDLWAYNVVDQKWIKFPSPGEACKGRGGPGLAVVQGKIWVVYGFAGEEADDVHCFDIAKGEWKEVDTKGEKPSARSVFSSAVVGKQILISGGEIDPSDLGHMGAGCFTGDAYGLDTETLEWRKWDDGVGSVEHPGPRGWCAFAAGSRDGKEGLLVYGGNSPSNDRLDDIFLFTPNTN
- the LOC104744963 gene encoding GLABROUS1 enhancer-binding protein-like isoform X2, whose amino-acid sequence is MVNKKQRSSGDGGFSDTYTCDLELRIKNSNGFLPPSPPDSPVLKSTENLDSTPTAAAAAFDDSLTLSKSRRKRKATLSPSYAPSDSKRLWSKDDELVILKGIVDYRNKTGLDYRSDSAVFFEYIKDGIDGIVSKDQLMNKIRKLKSKFRNSSVKKPSFTNPQDSEIFDLSMAIWGKVKPGCVDDSAKRTRSKAFVEHEVVTNGGEPENDDGLAKGKSFDKNADKNTENENNGKRSEEDGAMTNGKPQYDNGAAKGGSCDDKLPSENVEKRVEKKKGEKGSEEEDGSADDELCALKDALEATMFQHIGNYAQKQMLQKLKTIKAKERKELSGEWKSLLAQEALLKSKKYSFTAKLANAAFHN
- the LOC104744963 gene encoding GLABROUS1 enhancer-binding protein-like isoform X1, which translates into the protein MVNKKQRSSGDGGFSDTYTCDLELRIKNSNGFLPPSPPDSPVLKSTENLDSTPTAAAAAFDDSLTLSKSRRKRKATLSPSYAPSDSKRLWSKDDELVILKGIVDYRNKTGLDYRSDSAVFFEYIKDGIDGIVSKDQLMNKIRKLKSKFRNSSVKKPSFTNPQDSEIFDLSMAIWGKVKPGCVDDSAKRTRSKVQAFVEHEVVTNGGEPENDDGLAKGKSFDKNADKNTENENNGKRSEEDGAMTNGKPQYDNGAAKGGSCDDKLPSENVEKRVEKKKGEKGSEEEDGSADDELCALKDALEATMFQHIGNYAQKQMLQKLKTIKAKERKELSGEWKSLLAQEALLKSKKYSFTAKLANAAFHN
- the LOC104744964 gene encoding uncharacterized protein LOC104744964 — its product is MAALLASQSCCYGSETARTTKAIGFSSSLENLFTGEAIQCYGSKSKRFRIEMRQSGTPSKVGINGRAVKMVPASEVMKRKDGVNNVNKVNGSAEKVVNGGSLVSSRNSNGATTNLVKVPKKQPESSYLPPPVEGVRVLPSDEGFSWANENYSAFQRSVDVWSFVFSLRVRVLFDNAKWSYIGGFTEEKQKIRRRATASWLRESVLQLGPTFIKLGQLSSTRSDLFPREFVDELSKLQDRVPAFSPEKARRFIEAELGAPISVMYKEFEEQPIAAASLGQVHRAVLHNGEKVVVKVQRPGLKKLFDIDLSNLKLIAEYFQKNESFGTNDWVGIYEECASILYKEIDYINEAKNADKFRRDFRNISWVRVPLVYWDYSAMKVLTLEYVPGIKINNLDALATQSFNRSRIASRAIEAYLIQILRTGFFHADPHPGNLAIDVDESIIYYDFGMMGEIKTFTRTRLLDLFYSVYEKDAKKVMKNLIDLEALQPTGDLSSVRRSVQFFLDNLLSQSPDQQQTLAAIGEDLFAISQDQPFRFPSTFTFVIRAFSTLEGIGYILDPDFSFVKVAAPYAQELLDLKQRQRSGTQLVQEIRKQADDARSSTLSMPSRVQRIEEFVKELDSGDLKLRVRVLESERAARKATILQMATMYTVLGGTLLNIGVTFSNQGSQLVANGSFVAAGIFLALVLRSMQRVSKLDKFEKMI